The Rhinatrema bivittatum chromosome 4, aRhiBiv1.1, whole genome shotgun sequence genome window below encodes:
- the SELENOK gene encoding selenoprotein K isoform X1, with protein sequence MVYISNGQVLDGRSQSPWRLSFITDFFWGIADFVVMFFQSMIRPDVRRGCTSSSNSRYDDGKGPPGHPRRRMGRVNHFGGGPSPPPMAGGGUGR encoded by the exons gacaagtgTTGGATGGCCGGAGCCAGTCTCCTTGGAGGTTGTCTTTTATAACGGACTTTTTCTGGGGAATAGCAGACTTTGTGGTTATGTT CTTTCAGAGCATGATTCGGCCAGATGTGAGAAGGGGATGCACGTCGTCATCTAATTCAAGATACGATGATGGCAAAGG GCCACCAGGGCATCCTCGTCGTAGAATGGGTCGAGTAAACCATTTTGGTGGTGGTCCCAGTCCACCTCCAATGGCTGGTGGAGGATGAGGAAGGTGA
- the SELENOK gene encoding selenoprotein K isoform X2, whose protein sequence is MVYISNGQVLDGRSQSPWRLSFITDFFWGIADFVVMFFQSMIRPDVRRGCTSSSNSRYDDGKGPPGHPRRRMGRVNHFGGGPSPPPMAGGG, encoded by the exons gacaagtgTTGGATGGCCGGAGCCAGTCTCCTTGGAGGTTGTCTTTTATAACGGACTTTTTCTGGGGAATAGCAGACTTTGTGGTTATGTT CTTTCAGAGCATGATTCGGCCAGATGTGAGAAGGGGATGCACGTCGTCATCTAATTCAAGATACGATGATGGCAAAGG GCCACCAGGGCATCCTCGTCGTAGAATGGGTCGAGTAAACCATTTTGGTGGTGGTCCCAGTCCACCTCCAATGGCTGGTGGAGGATGA